AATTCTTCTTTTTGTTTCCACCAAGCATTTCCATAGTTTCCTGCAAAATTATCATATTTTTGGAATTTAGGATAATAATGAGCTGGTAACATTTCACTATGAGTATAAATGTCTATACCAGTTCCCTTTGTTTGTTCAAATAACATTTCTAAATCTCTTAAATCATGACCAGACACAAGTATTCCAGGATTATTTCTAACTCCTAAATCAACTGTAGTTATTACAGGGTTTCCATATGTTTCAGTGTTAGCTTTATCAAGTAAGGCCATTGCTTCAACACCATATTTTCCTGTTTCTAAAGTTAAATTAACTAACTGATCAACTGTTAAACTATCATCTAAAGTTTTAGCTAAAGCTCTTTGGATAAATATATCAATTTCTTCATTATTATTTTTTAAAACATCAGCATGTTTAGCATATGCAGAGATTCCTTTTATTCCGTAAATAACTAATTCTCTAAGACTTCTAATATCTTCATCTTTAGTTGCTAGTACTCCAACACCTTCATGGAAAATTTCAAAATTTTCTCTTTTATCTTGGAATAAAGCAGCCTTTGATAAACCTGTTTTATCTTTAAGTTTTTTGATTAATTCATCTCTTAAAGCACATGTTTTTTCAATTCTATCTTTTATAGCTTCTCCATCAAAATTAGCATTTGTGATTGTTATAAAAAGATTCAATGTAATTAAACGATTTGTTTCCTTGGTGATTTTTTCCCCTTGATTTCTTAATCTAGTTGTTACCTCTGAAAGTCCTTTAGTTGCATAAATTAATAAATCTTGAATTCTAGCAACTGTGTCATTTTTACCGCAGACCCCTTTGATAGTACACCCAGTATTTCTTGCAGTCTCTTGACATTGCCAACAAAACATTTTTTCTTCCATTAATTTCCTCCTCCTAGTTTTAATAAATAAAAAATTCCCTATAACATTATGACTTTTATAAGGGAGATTTAGTTTAAAATTTTTTTATAAAATTAATCCCTAAATATTAACTTTAAAAAGAGATAGAATTATTTAACTTGTTTAAAAATATTTTTAAAATATGAATTTATTTTATCTTGTCTACTTTCACAATAGATTTTTATTTGATCTCTTACTAAATTTTCAATATATTGTATTTCTGAAGTGTTATCAGGGTAATAGATAGGTATTTCCTTTAAAGGGGTAGAGTAAAATTCCAAGTTATATCCCTTGGATTTACCATTTAATTTGTACCATCTATAAAAAACATCTGAATTTAAAAATCCTAGGATATAAAAAATATTAAATCCTGTTTCTTTAGGAGTTAAATAATAAATATCAGCACTTCCATAGAAGGGTTCATTTGAATAGGCAAATAAATTAGTTTTGCATCTTTGTCTCACTATTATTTTTTCCTCTAAGAAAATATTTTCTTTTCTAGACCATTGAAGTTCATACCAACTTATTCTTCCACTTTTAACTTCCCGTCTATTTTCTAATTTTTCTCTATATTCTAGAAGATGATTTCTAAGATAACTATTAATTTTTACATTTTTATCAATGTAGAGAATCCAAAATTTATTTTCTTTAGTGTAAGAATATTTTAATATATCCTTATTTTTATACATTGGTTTTAAATATTCTTTAAATTTTTTATCATATTCTTTTAATACAAAAGCCTTGTCACAGCCAGAAATTATCCCTTGATTCACATGGAAAAGTTCATTTAGTTTATAGTTTGATTTATCTTCAATTCTTTTATTAAACTTAAGATCATTTTCCTTTATTAAAAGAATTTTTTCTTCACTACTATATAGATCTTCTTCTCTCATTATAAAATTAATATTTTCCAAAGTTACATTTACTTTAAAATCTTTACTATTAGAAATAAGGTTGTCATTTGTTTTTTTCCAAAGAAAGATAACATTATGTTGTCCTGGTGCCTCTTCAAAAACAGACATATTAAAATTGTTAATTTCAAGAAATTTTCCATTCCTTCTTAAAAAATATCTAAGGGTTTTACCACTGTCTGCCTTTAACCAGTAATTGGTGGTTATATATGAAAGTATCCCATCTGGCTTTAATATTTCTATTGCTTTTTCTATGAAAAAGTAAAAATAATCCATTTTAGATTCATAATATAATTTTCCAAAATCAGTTTCTTTAATTTTACTAAACAGTTCTTTATTATTTTTTTCTCCAATGTATGGAGGATTACCTAAAACAATATCATATTTTTCATTAATATCACTTAGGATTCCATCCTTATTTTCAAATAATATTTCTCCATTTAAGTTATACTTTTTTAAAATTTCAAAAACATTTCTTTGAAATTTTTCACCAGCATTTTTATCCAAATCATAACCTTGTATCCACGAAGGATTATACGAATATTCCCCATTAATTTTAAAGGATATCTTTATCAATTTCTCAAGAGTTAAACAGAGAAGATTTCCTGTACCACAGGATAAATCTATGATTCTTAGTTTATCTAGTTGTTTCTTTGAATATACATCTTGAAAGTAATATTTAAGAGCTAAAGTTGTTATAATTTCAGCATATTTAGAAGGTGTATAAACTTTAAAATTATTTTTTCCCATTAAAATACCTCTAATCTTTTTTTATATATAGGATAGGCCCATAAAGATAAATAAATCATTGAGAACACAATTAGCTTGATAATGATGTTATCTATATAGAAACTTCCTAAAATACTTAATCCAGTACTTATTAAAACTTTTATTTTAAACTGTATTATTGACTTTAAATTTAAATTAATATATTTTTTTCTAAATGTGTAAAACAATAAAGAAAAATTACAAATAGCAGCAATTGATGTTGAAAGTGCAAGGCCCTTATACTTTAAAGGTCCTATTAAAAGAGCGTTTAAAAGAATATTTATAATTATTGAAATAACAGAAAATTTAACAGGGTCTTTACTGTTTTTCATTCCGTAAAAGGCTCTAGTAAGTAAGTGTATAGCTGTGTAAAAATAAAGACCTATAGAATAGAAAAGTAAGGCACTACCAGTTATGCTAACAGCATTTGCATCAAATTTACCATAACCAAATAAAAGAGAAACAACTTCTTGTGAGTAAAAACAAAATACTCCCATGGAAGGGATAACAAAGAACAGTAATATATTTAACCCCTTTATAATATTATTTTCAACAGCTTTAAAATCCTTATCAACTATTTTTTTTGAAAGAGTTGGATAAATAACAGTTGAAACAGATACTCCAAAAACTCCAATAGGTAAAGAATATAGTCTAGTTGCATTTTCCAAGGCAGAAACTCCCCCAGCTTGTAAATATGATGCAAAGAATTGGTCCACCATTGTATTTATCTGTCTTGCAAATATTCCAATTAGCATTGGAACTATTAAAAACATTAATTTTTTTAAGTATTCATCCTTAAATATTATTTTAAATTTATATCCCTTAACTTTCTTTAAAAAGGTTGGAACCACAAGTAATAACTGCATTGCTCCACCTAATAAAATCCCATAGGCCATAGCTTTAACACCATATTGTCTTCCAAATAAAATAGCAGAACCTAAAATTGCTATGTTAAAAAATATAGATGTTGATGCAGGTAGGGCAAAGCATTTAAAATTGTTTAAAATAGCACCTATCATACCAGCAAGAGCTATAAATATAAAATAAGATGACATAATTTTAAGTAAATAAGAAGCCATCATTTGAGTTTCATAGGAGAAACCACCAACAATAACACTTATTATTTCCTTAGAAAATACAGCGGTAAAAACAGCAACTAAAACAGAGAAAATTAAAACAATATTCATAATGGAAAAAATAAAATTTCTTCCCTCTTCTTCCCCTTGTAACTTAACCTTTTCGTTGTAAAGGGGAATAAATGATGTTCCAAGTGCCCCTTCCCCAAGTAGTTGCCTAAAAAAATTGCTTATTTTAAAGGCACTAAAAAAAGCATCTGTACTAGCAGATGCTCCAAAATAATATGCTATAACTACACTTCTAGCTAGTCCCAATACCCTACTAACTAAAGTTATTATCATCATAAAAAATCCACTTTTAAACATATATCCTCCAGAATTATCTTGTTGAAATTATTTTTATGAATATAGTTTCACTTGTTGAAATTATATCAATTTTTCCATCTTTATAAAAGTCAAGCAAGGCTAGGAAAATATAAACTAGATGCATCCTATTTTCTGAAATTTCAAATATTTCATCTAAAGATTTTTCTTTTTCATACACACATAGAAGAATTTTTTCCTTTTCTTCCTCTATGGAATATGTTTTTTCATATTTTATTTCAATGAATTCATTTTCTTGTCTATTAATAAATTTTGTATAGCTTTTGCATACATCTTCAAGGGTAAGTTTATTTAAATCATATTCCTTTGCTTGGATTTTTTTAATTTCTTTACCATCTTTTTTTGAGTAGGAAATATTAAATTCGTTTTCAAATTTTCTTACTTCAGCAGTAACTTTTTTAAATAACTGATATTCTTCTAATTTTCTTTTAAGTTCCTTTTCAGAATTTTTTTCCTTATCAATGCTAAGTATTGATTTGGCTTTTATTTCCAAAAGTTCAGTGGCCATAATTAAAAATTCAACCTTAACATTTAAAGATTGATTTTTAAGGTCCTCCATAATTTCCAAATATTCATCAATTATTTGTGAAATTTTAACCTCAGATATTTTAACTTTTTTCTTATCAATTAAATAAATCAAAAGTTCCAAGGGACCTTCAAAATTGTCAAGTTTAAAAACAATTTCATTTTTATTTTCTTTTAAATTTTCTCCATCTTTTAACGTCATTTCCAATTCCTTTTACTAATTCTTCAATAGAGTCGAATTTCTTCTCATCACGTAAGTGTTTTTCCAAGTTAACATAAATTCTTTTTCCATATAAATCCCCTTGAAAATCTAGAATATGAACCTCAACACTTAATTCTCCTGGCTTTAAAGTTGGATTTTCCCCTATATTAATTACAGCTGTATGAATAATGTCTTCCCCTTCAATTTTAACAGTTCCACCATATATTCCAAAGGGAGGATAAA
The window above is part of the Fusobacterium sp. IOR10 genome. Proteins encoded here:
- a CDS encoding TaqI-like C-terminal specificity domain-containing protein, which gives rise to MGKNNFKVYTPSKYAEIITTLALKYYFQDVYSKKQLDKLRIIDLSCGTGNLLCLTLEKLIKISFKINGEYSYNPSWIQGYDLDKNAGEKFQRNVFEILKKYNLNGEILFENKDGILSDINEKYDIVLGNPPYIGEKNNKELFSKIKETDFGKLYYESKMDYFYFFIEKAIEILKPDGILSYITTNYWLKADSGKTLRYFLRRNGKFLEINNFNMSVFEEAPGQHNVIFLWKKTNDNLISNSKDFKVNVTLENINFIMREEDLYSSEEKILLIKENDLKFNKRIEDKSNYKLNELFHVNQGIISGCDKAFVLKEYDKKFKEYLKPMYKNKDILKYSYTKENKFWILYIDKNVKINSYLRNHLLEYREKLENRREVKSGRISWYELQWSRKENIFLEEKIIVRQRCKTNLFAYSNEPFYGSADIYYLTPKETGFNIFYILGFLNSDVFYRWYKLNGKSKGYNLEFYSTPLKEIPIYYPDNTSEIQYIENLVRDQIKIYCESRQDKINSYFKNIFKQVK
- the murJ gene encoding murein biosynthesis integral membrane protein MurJ, giving the protein MFKSGFFMMIITLVSRVLGLARSVVIAYYFGASASTDAFFSAFKISNFFRQLLGEGALGTSFIPLYNEKVKLQGEEEGRNFIFSIMNIVLIFSVLVAVFTAVFSKEIISVIVGGFSYETQMMASYLLKIMSSYFIFIALAGMIGAILNNFKCFALPASTSIFFNIAILGSAILFGRQYGVKAMAYGILLGGAMQLLLVVPTFLKKVKGYKFKIIFKDEYLKKLMFLIVPMLIGIFARQINTMVDQFFASYLQAGGVSALENATRLYSLPIGVFGVSVSTVIYPTLSKKIVDKDFKAVENNIIKGLNILLFFVIPSMGVFCFYSQEVVSLLFGYGKFDANAVSITGSALLFYSIGLYFYTAIHLLTRAFYGMKNSKDPVKFSVISIIINILLNALLIGPLKYKGLALSTSIAAICNFSLLFYTFRKKYINLNLKSIIQFKIKVLISTGLSILGSFYIDNIIIKLIVFSMIYLSLWAYPIYKKRLEVF
- a CDS encoding ScpA family protein — its product is MTLKDGENLKENKNEIVFKLDNFEGPLELLIYLIDKKKVKISEVKISQIIDEYLEIMEDLKNQSLNVKVEFLIMATELLEIKAKSILSIDKEKNSEKELKRKLEEYQLFKKVTAEVRKFENEFNISYSKKDGKEIKKIQAKEYDLNKLTLEDVCKSYTKFINRQENEFIEIKYEKTYSIEEEKEKILLCVYEKEKSLDEIFEISENRMHLVYIFLALLDFYKDGKIDIISTSETIFIKIISTR
- the hcp gene encoding hydroxylamine reductase yields the protein MEEKMFCWQCQETARNTGCTIKGVCGKNDTVARIQDLLIYATKGLSEVTTRLRNQGEKITKETNRLITLNLFITITNANFDGEAIKDRIEKTCALRDELIKKLKDKTGLSKAALFQDKRENFEIFHEGVGVLATKDEDIRSLRELVIYGIKGISAYAKHADVLKNNNEEIDIFIQRALAKTLDDSLTVDQLVNLTLETGKYGVEAMALLDKANTETYGNPVITTVDLGVRNNPGILVSGHDLRDLEMLFEQTKGTGIDIYTHSEMLPAHYYPKFQKYDNFAGNYGNAWWKQKEEFESFNGPILMTTNCIVPPKDSYKDKIFTTGSAGYPGCKHIPGEVGEIKDFSEIIEMAKHCKAPKEIETGTIVGGFAHNQVIALADKVVAAVKSGAIKKFVVMAGCDGRQKGRDYYSEFAKALPKDTIILTAGCAKYRYNKLDLGDIGGIPRVLDAGQCNDSYSLAVIALKLKEVFGLEDINELPIIYNIAWYEQKAVIVLLALLYLGVKNIHLGPTLPAFLSPNVAKVLVDTFGIAGIGTVEDDIKLFFE